The Microbacterium foliorum genome has a window encoding:
- a CDS encoding DUF1801 domain-containing protein, with amino-acid sequence MADDEKNFSAEEREAMKEAAADKRKSRSRARKTPEDVRAEGLADLEAAIAKLPDAGDRELSAALHDLVSEVAPELVPRTYYGMPAWGKDGKVLCFFQPASKFKARYGTFGFEPISNLDDGTMWPTAYALLDLSASNRTLLSERIRLAAS; translated from the coding sequence ATGGCCGACGACGAGAAGAACTTCAGCGCAGAGGAGCGCGAGGCCATGAAGGAGGCGGCGGCCGACAAGCGCAAGTCCCGCTCGCGCGCCAGGAAGACCCCGGAGGATGTGCGGGCAGAGGGATTGGCCGATCTCGAGGCCGCCATCGCCAAGCTTCCCGACGCCGGTGACCGAGAGCTGTCCGCCGCTTTGCACGATCTCGTCAGCGAGGTCGCGCCCGAGCTGGTGCCGCGCACCTACTACGGCATGCCCGCGTGGGGGAAGGACGGCAAGGTGCTGTGCTTCTTCCAGCCCGCCAGCAAGTTCAAGGCTCGCTACGGAACCTTCGGCTTCGAGCCGATCTCGAACCTGGACGACGGCACCATGTGGCCCACGGCATATGCCCTGCTCGACCTGTCGGCAAGCAACCGCACGCTGCTGAGCGAGCGCATCCGCCTCGCCGCGAGCTGA
- a CDS encoding NUDIX hydrolase, protein MDMRVAAYAVVTDDDGRILLARWIEGRRVAWTMPGGGLEPGEAPEDAVRRELREETGYTVKVGELLGIHSRVIPASQRVTPSDQPLHTLRIVYRATVRGGRLRFETDGSTDMAEWFPRAAVAELQRVKLVDIALRMAGIL, encoded by the coding sequence ATGGACATGCGGGTCGCGGCATACGCGGTCGTCACCGATGACGACGGACGCATACTTCTGGCGCGCTGGATCGAGGGCCGCCGGGTCGCCTGGACCATGCCGGGTGGCGGACTGGAGCCCGGCGAGGCTCCGGAAGACGCAGTGCGCCGCGAGCTGCGCGAGGAGACGGGGTACACCGTCAAGGTCGGCGAACTGCTGGGCATCCACTCGCGCGTGATTCCCGCGAGTCAGCGCGTGACGCCGTCGGATCAGCCTCTGCACACCTTGCGCATCGTGTACCGGGCGACGGTACGGGGTGGACGGTTGCGGTTCGAGACCGATGGATCCACCGACATGGCCGAGTGGTTCCCCCGCGCCGCGGTCGCAGAGCTGCAGCGCGTGAAGCTGGTCGACATCGCCCTGCGGATGGCGGGCATCCTCTGA
- a CDS encoding aminoacyl-tRNA deacylase, with the protein MRDAAASRGLDIEILERPAAGSLFEAAELLGIPASGIVKTLVVKRSDDTYLFALIPGGRSISWPKLRAVVGVNKLRLPEPDLALAATGYERGTIVPIGSTTAWPVFADESIVGQRIAMGAGAHGYSLFVDADDLIAAYDATVADISVPEEPRA; encoded by the coding sequence GTGCGGGATGCCGCCGCATCGCGGGGTCTCGACATCGAGATCCTCGAACGACCGGCCGCCGGCAGCCTGTTCGAGGCTGCGGAGCTCCTCGGCATCCCCGCCTCCGGCATCGTGAAGACCCTGGTGGTCAAGCGGTCGGACGACACCTACCTCTTCGCTCTGATCCCGGGCGGACGCTCGATCTCGTGGCCGAAGCTGCGTGCCGTGGTCGGCGTCAACAAGCTTCGCCTGCCCGAACCGGATCTCGCTCTGGCGGCGACGGGATACGAACGAGGCACCATCGTGCCGATCGGCAGCACGACCGCGTGGCCGGTCTTCGCCGACGAGTCCATCGTGGGTCAGCGCATCGCGATGGGTGCCGGTGCCCACGGATACAGCCTCTTCGTCGACGCCGACGATCTGATCGCGGCGTACGACGCCACGGTCGCAGACATCTCGGTCCCCGAAGAACCGCGCGCCTGA
- a CDS encoding peptidylprolyl isomerase, with protein sequence MVNASHVATLHTNHGDIVINLFGDHAPKTVKNFVGLADGTQDWTHPATGKPGEGPLYKDVVFHRIIPNFMIQGGDPLGQGVGGPGYNFDDEINMELTFAEPYILAMANAGLRRNAITGKAEGTNGSQFFITTDPTPWLQGKHTIFGEVADDASKAVVDKIAAVPTAAGDRPIEPVVLQSIDIVAA encoded by the coding sequence ATGGTCAACGCTTCTCATGTCGCAACCCTGCACACCAACCACGGTGACATCGTCATCAACCTCTTCGGCGATCACGCCCCGAAGACGGTCAAGAACTTCGTCGGTCTCGCCGACGGCACCCAGGACTGGACGCACCCCGCCACCGGCAAGCCGGGCGAGGGCCCGCTGTACAAGGACGTCGTCTTCCACCGCATCATCCCGAACTTCATGATCCAGGGCGGCGACCCGCTCGGACAGGGCGTCGGCGGACCGGGCTACAACTTCGACGACGAGATCAACATGGAGCTCACCTTCGCCGAGCCCTACATCCTCGCCATGGCCAACGCCGGCCTTCGTCGCAACGCCATCACGGGCAAGGCCGAGGGCACCAACGGCTCGCAGTTCTTCATCACCACCGACCCGACCCCCTGGCTCCAGGGCAAGCACACGATCTTCGGCGAGGTCGCCGACGACGCCTCCAAGGCCGTCGTCGACAAGATCGCAGCCGTTCCGACCGCTGCGGGCGACCGCCCGATCGAGCCGGTCGTGCTGCAGTCGATCGACATCGTCGCAGCCTGA
- a CDS encoding rhomboid family intramembrane serine protease has protein sequence MTTPEFAGNRDNFCYRHPDRQSFVLCQRCLRTICPECQTQAAVGVICPECMAEQRKSRTPAQKRAERRWGGRNTATATVRSGKPMVTYVLLAITSFIGLVQLIPGLGDAVTAQLLFAPRYLYPDLSLLPFEPWRLLTAVFAHGGIFHLGLNMLALWMLGQNLEPMLGRARYLSLYLISGLGGSVAVALLDPFGATVGASGAIFGLMAALLIIGRHIGANVTGILVILGINFVLGFVIGGIAWQAHLGGAIVGALVAFILTRTRRREQRTAQILLLAAVVVALVLLVALLVPFLITSVYS, from the coding sequence ATGACGACGCCTGAGTTCGCGGGCAATCGCGACAACTTCTGCTACCGGCATCCGGATCGGCAGAGCTTCGTGCTCTGCCAGCGATGCCTGCGCACGATCTGCCCCGAGTGCCAGACGCAGGCCGCCGTCGGCGTGATCTGCCCCGAATGCATGGCAGAGCAGCGCAAGAGCCGCACTCCCGCCCAGAAGCGGGCCGAGCGCCGCTGGGGCGGTCGCAACACCGCCACGGCGACCGTGCGCAGCGGCAAGCCGATGGTCACGTACGTGCTGCTCGCGATCACCTCGTTCATCGGACTCGTGCAGCTGATCCCCGGCCTCGGAGACGCCGTCACGGCGCAGCTGCTGTTCGCACCGAGGTACCTGTACCCCGATCTCTCGCTGCTGCCCTTCGAGCCGTGGCGACTGCTCACCGCGGTCTTCGCACATGGCGGGATCTTCCACCTCGGGCTGAACATGCTCGCCCTGTGGATGCTGGGGCAGAACCTCGAGCCGATGCTGGGCCGAGCGCGCTATCTCTCGCTTTACCTGATCAGCGGACTCGGCGGCTCGGTCGCGGTCGCTCTGCTAGATCCCTTCGGTGCGACGGTCGGTGCGTCGGGGGCGATCTTCGGCCTGATGGCGGCGCTCCTCATCATCGGACGGCACATCGGTGCGAACGTCACCGGCATCCTCGTGATCCTCGGCATCAACTTCGTCCTCGGGTTCGTGATCGGCGGGATCGCCTGGCAGGCGCACCTGGGAGGTGCGATCGTCGGAGCGCTCGTCGCGTTCATCCTCACCCGTACCCGGCGTCGGGAGCAGCGCACCGCGCAGATCCTGCTGCTCGCGGCGGTCGTCGTGGCACTGGTGCTGCTCGTGGCCCTGCTCGTGCCCTTCCTGATCACGTCGGTTTATTCCTGA
- a CDS encoding cell division protein CrgA — protein sequence MARDRNTEEPEVPRSEGEAAPNAVWFKPVMVGFMLLGLAWILVFYISGMQFPIPGLDNWNLAIGLGIALIGFLMTTRWR from the coding sequence ATGGCACGCGACCGTAACACCGAAGAACCCGAAGTTCCGCGCAGCGAAGGCGAAGCCGCGCCCAACGCCGTGTGGTTCAAGCCGGTGATGGTCGGCTTCATGCTGCTCGGGCTGGCGTGGATCCTGGTGTTCTACATCTCGGGCATGCAGTTCCCGATTCCGGGCCTCGACAACTGGAATCTGGCCATCGGCCTCGGTATCGCGCTGATCGGCTTCCTGATGACCACGCGCTGGCGCTGA
- a CDS encoding class E sortase, whose translation MTASVVSGERRLRRRRRRPRATFTGVLGELLLTAGVLVLLFVAWQMWIGDIIISAQKNDEGAAVSQEWAEEPPPELPPLIETDDGTTVYEPVIPAPPADTERLGNMQVPRFGTAYNVGIYGGTSRARTLDDLGIGVYTDSKMPGEVGNFAMAGHRTTWGKPFNQLDKLQLGDAIVVETPDGWFTYRFRTLEYVKPSQTEVLLDVPQMPGVETGERYITLTACSPLYSLAERIVAYGVFESFQPRAEGPPPALTDPPPPPAGPSI comes from the coding sequence ATGACTGCATCCGTCGTCTCGGGGGAGCGACGCCTTCGCCGTCGCCGCCGTCGTCCGCGCGCGACCTTCACCGGCGTCCTCGGCGAGCTGCTGCTCACCGCCGGCGTGCTCGTGCTGCTGTTCGTCGCGTGGCAGATGTGGATCGGCGACATCATCATCAGCGCCCAGAAGAACGACGAGGGTGCTGCGGTCTCGCAGGAGTGGGCGGAAGAACCTCCACCCGAGCTGCCGCCGCTCATCGAGACCGACGACGGCACCACGGTCTACGAGCCGGTGATCCCGGCCCCGCCCGCCGACACCGAACGCCTCGGCAACATGCAGGTGCCGCGCTTCGGCACCGCTTACAACGTCGGCATCTACGGCGGCACGAGCCGTGCGCGCACGCTCGACGACCTGGGCATCGGCGTCTACACCGACTCGAAGATGCCCGGCGAGGTCGGCAATTTCGCGATGGCGGGACACCGCACCACCTGGGGCAAGCCCTTCAACCAGCTCGACAAGCTGCAGCTCGGCGATGCGATCGTCGTCGAGACGCCCGATGGCTGGTTCACGTACCGCTTCCGCACACTCGAATACGTCAAGCCCTCGCAGACGGAGGTGCTGCTCGATGTCCCGCAGATGCCCGGGGTCGAGACGGGGGAGAGATACATCACCCTCACGGCATGCTCCCCGCTGTACTCGCTCGCGGAGCGCATCGTGGCCTACGGCGTGTTCGAGAGCTTCCAGCCGCGCGCCGAGGGTCCGCCCCCGGCGTTGACCGACCCGCCCCCGCCGCCGGCCGGCCCGTCGATCTAG
- a CDS encoding anthranilate synthase component II, whose product MTRVLVVDNHDSFVHTLVGYLRELGAEVTLVEADAIDAAALERLLADVDGVMVSPGPGSPADAGSSLDAVRIAARTGTPLLGVCLGHQVIGAAFGAPVTEAAELMHGMVSQVVHDGSALFAGIPSPFTAGRYHSLALAESTLPHDVVVTARTGDGTVMALQHTTLPLVGVQFHPESVLTEGGYRLLANWLRMCGDDSAVARAERLHPLVGPGAGPTQPAAAAQ is encoded by the coding sequence ATGACGCGAGTGCTCGTCGTGGACAACCACGACAGCTTCGTGCACACCCTGGTCGGTTACCTGCGAGAACTCGGCGCCGAGGTGACGCTCGTCGAGGCGGATGCCATCGACGCCGCGGCGCTCGAGCGACTGCTCGCCGACGTCGACGGCGTGATGGTCTCACCGGGTCCGGGCTCGCCGGCCGATGCCGGCTCATCCCTCGACGCCGTGCGCATCGCGGCCCGTACGGGAACGCCGCTGCTCGGCGTCTGCCTCGGACACCAGGTCATCGGCGCCGCGTTCGGCGCCCCGGTCACCGAGGCGGCGGAGCTGATGCACGGCATGGTGTCGCAGGTCGTGCACGACGGGTCGGCACTGTTCGCCGGCATCCCGTCGCCCTTCACCGCCGGGCGGTACCACTCACTGGCGTTGGCAGAGTCGACACTGCCCCATGACGTCGTCGTCACCGCGCGTACCGGCGACGGCACCGTGATGGCACTGCAGCACACGACGCTGCCCCTCGTCGGCGTGCAGTTCCACCCCGAGAGCGTGCTCACCGAGGGTGGGTACCGACTCCTCGCGAACTGGCTGCGGATGTGCGGCGACGACTCCGCCGTCGCTCGCGCGGAACGACTGCATCCGCTGGTGGGGCCGGGCGCCGGTCCGACTCAGCCCGCTGCGGCCGCGCAGTAA
- the pknB gene encoding Stk1 family PASTA domain-containing Ser/Thr kinase → MSTEPRVLAGRYRVDELIGHGGMAKVYRGQDLTLGRAVAIKILDPELARDTAFRTRFRLEAQSASRMSHPSIVRVYDAGDPSTADSGTDEPPYIVMELISGTLLKDIIARGPVPVDDAVRYVDGILEALDYSHRAGVVHRDIKPGNVMVTDKGQVKVMDFGIARAVSDSSSTVAETTQIIGTAAYFSPEQAKGEPVDARADLYSTGVVLYELLTGRQPFRGESPVAVAYQHVSETPVPPTEVNEDSPGALDPIVLRALAKDPYQRYPDAAHFRSALDSAVSGHAPSRKELGALTSELYGPSPRAAQETARSLRQLSTDTTMARTQSGPPVAWIWAGVALLAVLLASVLFWVWTLSMRPDEVPSTSRQVPDLVNVSSERAQDDLSELDLTAKLILESSSDITEGNVIRTDPEAGTAVREGDSVTVYVSSGKETVVVPMLEGLSLSAAKDALAAAGLELGTVIQRNDNGLAADTVMEASEDAEAEVAPKTVVNLVVASGRVTLTDVTGWTMEAAQAELERIGLTPSPVELTDCPGATPPTVASMSAAPGDVEIGSTVELRYCAAAAG, encoded by the coding sequence GTGTCGACAGAGCCACGCGTTCTCGCGGGACGCTACCGCGTCGACGAGCTCATCGGGCACGGCGGGATGGCGAAGGTCTACCGCGGCCAGGACCTGACGCTCGGTCGTGCGGTGGCCATCAAGATCCTCGATCCCGAACTCGCGCGGGACACGGCGTTCCGCACGCGGTTCCGCCTCGAGGCGCAGTCGGCCTCGCGTATGTCGCACCCGTCGATCGTCCGCGTCTACGACGCCGGCGACCCGTCGACGGCCGACAGCGGCACCGATGAGCCACCGTACATCGTCATGGAGCTGATCAGCGGCACGCTGTTGAAGGACATCATCGCGAGGGGCCCGGTGCCCGTAGACGACGCCGTGCGATACGTCGACGGCATCCTCGAAGCGCTCGACTACTCGCACCGCGCGGGCGTCGTGCACCGCGACATCAAGCCGGGCAACGTCATGGTCACCGACAAGGGCCAGGTCAAGGTCATGGACTTCGGCATCGCGCGTGCCGTGTCGGACTCCTCGTCGACGGTCGCCGAGACCACCCAGATCATCGGCACCGCCGCCTACTTCTCGCCCGAGCAGGCCAAGGGCGAGCCGGTCGACGCACGTGCCGACCTGTACTCCACAGGTGTGGTGCTGTACGAGCTTCTCACCGGGCGCCAGCCGTTCCGCGGCGAGTCTCCCGTCGCCGTCGCGTATCAGCACGTGAGCGAGACCCCCGTTCCGCCGACCGAGGTCAACGAGGACTCCCCCGGGGCCCTCGATCCGATCGTGCTGCGCGCTCTCGCGAAGGACCCGTACCAGCGGTACCCGGATGCGGCGCACTTCCGCTCCGCGCTGGATTCCGCCGTCTCCGGTCACGCCCCGAGCCGCAAGGAGCTCGGCGCCCTGACCAGCGAGCTCTACGGTCCGAGCCCCCGCGCCGCGCAGGAGACCGCCCGCTCGCTGAGGCAGCTGAGCACCGATACGACGATGGCGCGGACGCAGTCCGGTCCTCCCGTCGCCTGGATCTGGGCGGGTGTCGCACTCCTCGCCGTTCTGCTGGCGTCGGTGCTGTTCTGGGTATGGACGCTCAGCATGCGTCCCGACGAGGTGCCCTCGACGTCACGGCAGGTGCCCGACCTCGTGAACGTGTCGTCCGAACGCGCGCAGGACGACCTGAGCGAACTCGACCTCACGGCGAAGCTCATCCTCGAATCGAGCAGTGACATCACCGAGGGCAATGTCATCCGCACCGACCCCGAGGCCGGCACCGCGGTGCGCGAGGGCGACTCGGTGACCGTGTACGTGTCGTCCGGCAAAGAGACCGTCGTCGTTCCCATGCTCGAGGGCCTGTCGCTCTCGGCGGCGAAAGATGCCCTCGCCGCCGCCGGTCTCGAACTCGGCACGGTGATCCAACGGAACGACAACGGTCTGGCCGCCGACACCGTGATGGAGGCGAGTGAGGATGCCGAAGCCGAGGTCGCACCGAAGACGGTCGTGAACCTCGTGGTCGCCAGCGGCCGCGTGACCCTCACCGACGTCACCGGCTGGACGATGGAGGCGGCTCAGGCGGAACTCGAGCGCATCGGTCTCACACCGAGCCCGGTCGAACTCACCGACTGCCCCGGGGCGACCCCGCCGACGGTCGCCTCGATGTCGGCCGCGCCGGGCGATGTCGAGATCGGGTCGACGGTCGAACTGCGTTACTGCGCGGCCGCAGCGGGCTGA
- a CDS encoding protein kinase domain-containing protein: protein MRPTQGVSFGGRYELQSRIAIGGMGEVWEATDHVIGRTVAIKILKDEYMGDPGFLERFRAEARHAALVNHEGIASVFDYGEENGSAYLVMELVPGEALSTLLERDGALSADKTLDIVAQTASALQAAHAAGLVHRDIKPGNLLITPDGRVKITDFGIARIADQVPLTATGQVMGTVQYLSPEQASGHPASPATDTYSLGIVAYECLAGKRPFTGESQVAIAMAQINEQPPPLPPTVPIPVQNLVMAMIAKKPADRPSSSATVARAAQALRRGDLNSAAIAVPAIATGGVASDDATRLLTSSGTEGATRVLPTTAQLPTRVAADEDAETTKKKRSPWTWPLIALIALLVIVLGGTVFALMNQGDADPAPVETTATTPPPAPSNTPTPSNTPTPEPELVDVGALGLEGMQCEAARAAATNAGLQAECVEGNSVASSAEQEGTVESVQPSGNVPPGTVLTLTTYKAQVQVGKPTGTPTLAGTPTEGEPVTINWPSFECPSGTPARSAFEVTLTNATFSGGNPGESIRSFGPSILSTQIIPGTAGQSITATFRVFCGSDMPSEQSDAMKGVVIIPAVTEGGDDQG, encoded by the coding sequence ATGAGACCGACGCAGGGTGTGTCGTTCGGTGGTCGCTACGAGCTGCAGTCGCGTATTGCGATCGGCGGCATGGGCGAGGTGTGGGAGGCGACGGATCACGTCATCGGACGCACCGTGGCCATCAAGATCCTCAAGGACGAGTACATGGGGGACCCCGGGTTCCTCGAGCGGTTCCGCGCGGAGGCGCGACACGCTGCGCTCGTCAACCACGAGGGGATCGCGAGCGTCTTCGACTACGGCGAGGAGAACGGCAGCGCCTACCTCGTCATGGAGCTCGTGCCCGGCGAGGCACTGTCGACCCTTCTCGAGCGCGATGGCGCGCTGAGCGCCGACAAGACGCTGGACATCGTCGCTCAGACGGCATCCGCTCTGCAGGCAGCGCACGCCGCCGGACTCGTGCACCGCGACATCAAGCCGGGAAACCTGCTGATCACGCCCGACGGCCGCGTCAAGATCACCGACTTCGGAATCGCCCGCATCGCCGACCAGGTGCCGCTGACCGCCACCGGCCAGGTGATGGGGACCGTGCAGTACCTGTCGCCCGAGCAGGCATCGGGGCACCCGGCATCGCCGGCCACCGACACGTACTCGCTCGGCATCGTCGCCTACGAGTGCCTTGCGGGCAAGCGCCCGTTCACGGGTGAGTCGCAGGTCGCGATCGCGATGGCGCAGATCAACGAGCAGCCGCCGCCGCTGCCGCCCACCGTGCCGATCCCGGTGCAGAACCTGGTCATGGCGATGATCGCCAAGAAGCCGGCCGACCGCCCGTCGTCGTCGGCCACCGTCGCCCGTGCCGCGCAGGCCCTGCGTCGCGGCGATCTGAACTCCGCAGCCATCGCGGTGCCGGCCATCGCCACGGGCGGCGTCGCCTCCGATGACGCGACCCGCCTTCTCACGTCATCCGGCACCGAGGGAGCGACCCGCGTTCTCCCCACCACCGCCCAGCTCCCCACCAGGGTCGCTGCGGACGAGGATGCCGAGACCACGAAGAAGAAGCGCAGCCCGTGGACCTGGCCGCTCATCGCGCTCATCGCCCTGCTGGTCATCGTGCTCGGCGGAACCGTCTTCGCGCTGATGAACCAGGGTGACGCCGACCCCGCGCCCGTCGAGACCACCGCCACCACTCCGCCGCCCGCGCCGTCGAACACACCGACGCCGTCGAACACGCCGACACCGGAGCCCGAGCTCGTCGATGTCGGGGCCCTCGGCCTCGAGGGTATGCAGTGCGAGGCCGCGCGAGCGGCGGCGACGAACGCCGGTCTGCAGGCCGAGTGCGTCGAAGGCAACTCCGTGGCATCGAGCGCCGAGCAGGAGGGCACGGTCGAGTCCGTCCAGCCCAGCGGCAACGTGCCCCCCGGCACCGTCCTCACTCTGACCACGTACAAGGCTCAGGTCCAGGTGGGCAAGCCCACGGGAACCCCGACGCTCGCAGGAACGCCCACGGAGGGCGAGCCCGTCACCATCAACTGGCCGTCGTTCGAGTGCCCGTCCGGCACCCCCGCGCGATCCGCCTTCGAGGTGACGCTCACGAACGCCACGTTCTCGGGCGGGAATCCGGGTGAGTCGATCCGCAGCTTCGGACCGAGCATCCTGTCGACCCAGATCATCCCCGGAACCGCGGGGCAGAGCATCACCGCGACCTTCCGCGTCTTCTGCGGAAGCGACATGCCGTCCGAGCAGTCGGATGCGATGAAGGGCGTCGTGATCATCCCCGCTGTGACAGAGGGTGGCGACGACCAGGGCTGA
- a CDS encoding peptidoglycan D,D-transpeptidase FtsI family protein yields the protein MTKELRRLSIVMLFMFISLFAATSWIQVVEADTLAQDPNNRRTLLDSYEIQRGSIIVDDVAIASSTPSEDRYQFQRVYTDAAMWEPVTGYFNPALQSATGIERAMNADLSGTGSSAFFAEIERILSGQPQTGFSIELSLDTAAQTAAYQALQGLNGAVVAIEPKSGRILAMASTPGFDTNLLATHDADAANTTYDQLVGDPTKPLSNRAIAGDLNPPGSTFKLIVAAAAYESGKWTPDSTLPNPARFQLPGSNNTVANAWGSTCGDGDTVTISEAIRLSCNIPMAELAVQLGDDAIREMAEKFGFNRSFSTPLESTPSSYPQGLDDAQTALSGFGQGKVTATPLQIAMLSAGIANDGVVMNPRLVDTVIGNDLSVVRAFDDTEFGRALDATVADQVTASMVASVSNGAAQGARIDGVDVAGKTGTTENGNKPYTLWFTGFAPANDPEVAVAVLVEDGGGQGQSGSGDTIAAPIAKKVIEAVLGR from the coding sequence ATGACCAAAGAACTCCGCCGTCTCAGCATCGTGATGCTGTTCATGTTCATCTCGCTGTTCGCCGCGACCAGCTGGATCCAGGTCGTCGAGGCCGACACCCTCGCCCAGGATCCGAACAACCGCCGCACGCTGCTCGACAGCTACGAGATCCAGCGCGGCTCGATCATCGTCGACGACGTCGCGATCGCCTCGTCGACCCCGTCGGAGGATCGCTACCAGTTCCAGCGCGTCTACACCGACGCCGCGATGTGGGAACCGGTCACCGGGTACTTCAACCCCGCTCTGCAGTCGGCGACCGGCATCGAGCGCGCGATGAACGCCGACCTCTCGGGCACCGGGTCGAGCGCGTTCTTCGCCGAGATCGAGCGCATCCTCTCCGGGCAGCCGCAGACCGGGTTCAGCATCGAGCTGAGCCTCGACACCGCGGCGCAGACCGCCGCGTACCAGGCACTGCAGGGCCTCAACGGCGCCGTCGTCGCGATCGAGCCGAAGTCGGGACGCATCCTCGCGATGGCATCGACCCCCGGGTTCGACACCAACCTGCTCGCGACCCACGATGCGGATGCCGCGAACACGACCTACGATCAGCTCGTCGGCGACCCGACCAAGCCGCTGTCGAACCGTGCCATCGCCGGCGACCTCAACCCCCCGGGCTCGACGTTCAAGCTCATCGTCGCCGCGGCCGCGTACGAGTCGGGAAAGTGGACGCCGGACTCCACACTGCCGAACCCCGCACGCTTCCAGCTGCCGGGGTCGAACAACACCGTGGCCAACGCCTGGGGCAGCACCTGCGGCGACGGCGACACGGTCACGATCTCCGAGGCGATCAGACTCAGCTGCAACATCCCGATGGCAGAGCTCGCGGTGCAGCTCGGCGACGACGCGATCCGTGAGATGGCCGAGAAGTTCGGCTTCAACCGCAGCTTCTCCACGCCCCTCGAGTCCACGCCGTCGAGCTACCCGCAGGGTCTCGACGACGCGCAGACCGCGCTCTCCGGTTTCGGCCAGGGCAAGGTCACGGCGACGCCGCTGCAGATCGCCATGCTCTCGGCAGGGATCGCGAACGACGGAGTGGTCATGAACCCGCGGCTCGTCGACACCGTGATCGGCAACGATCTGTCGGTGGTGCGGGCGTTCGACGACACCGAGTTCGGGCGTGCGCTCGACGCCACGGTCGCCGATCAGGTGACGGCGTCGATGGTCGCCAGTGTCTCGAACGGCGCTGCCCAGGGTGCAAGAATAGACGGGGTCGATGTCGCCGGGAAGACCGGTACGACCGAGAACGGAAACAAGCCTTACACGTTGTGGTTCACCGGTTTCGCACCGGCGAACGACCCCGAGGTGGCAGTAGCGGTCCTCGTCGAAGACGGCGGCGGACAAGGGCAGTCAGGATCCGGCGACACCATCGCCGCTCCGATTGCGAAGAAGGTCATAGAGGCGGTGCTGGGCAGATGA